One bacterium DNA segment encodes these proteins:
- a CDS encoding DUF6531 domain-containing protein, whose product MSEMRRSRQLVWLVLFFFLTTFGADLHRAFACGGGGRGGTADASRVMRMERGMGRGNSSYLISNFTTYVPAEKGEYLQGVLTSTGELVFSALDPAVPGHIPIHVYRYYDSSNLTTFGLSRGWGLNYMKVIRKQFGSLSLWMDPSRGVHFIHLGLGHSDSGSANQIRHPVLHGG is encoded by the coding sequence ATGTCCGAGATGAGGCGTAGCAGACAACTTGTATGGCTAGTTTTGTTTTTCTTTCTGACGACATTCGGTGCGGACCTGCACCGGGCTTTCGCGTGTGGCGGCGGTGGTCGGGGAGGAACTGCGGACGCTTCGCGCGTCATGCGCATGGAGCGTGGGATGGGGCGCGGCAACTCGTCCTATCTGATAAGCAACTTCACCACGTATGTCCCAGCGGAGAAGGGTGAGTACCTTCAGGGAGTTCTCACCTCGACCGGTGAGCTCGTGTTTTCGGCCCTTGACCCCGCAGTTCCGGGTCACATCCCGATCCACGTTTATCGCTACTATGATTCTTCAAACCTGACTACCTTTGGCCTGTCCCGAGGGTGGGGACTCAACTACATGAAAGTGATCAGGAAGCAGTTCGGCAGTTTGTCTCTATGGATGGATCCAAGCCGGGGCGTTCACTTCATACACTTGGGACTGGGGCACTCAGATTCAGGCAGCGCTAACCAAATCAGGCACCCCGTTTTGCATGGTGGGTGA